In Sedimentibacter sp. MB31-C6, one genomic interval encodes:
- a CDS encoding hemolysin family protein gives MLEEGSIWGPLVLQIILIFVNAIFACAEIAVISMNDNKIAKMTAEGNKKAIKISKLTDQPSQFLSVIQVGITLAGFFGSAFAADNFASRLTHYLLNLGLNVPASTLNTISVIIITLILSYFTLVFGELVPKRVAMKNAEKLALAMAGLLYFISKVFAPLVWLLTASTNTILRIIGIDPNSEDDDVTEEDIRMMIDVGSEKGSININEKEMIQNVFEFDNKTAEEVMTHRTETIILWLDETDDEWEEKIISNRHSRYPVCDISADNVIGVLNIKDYFRLKDKSRENVMKEAVKTAYYVPETVRTDILFQNMKKSRNHFALVFDEYGGMSGVITMNDLLEQIVGNLDDDNFEPMPNLIEKIDSNTWKIKGSAYLKDVSEQLGIFLPDDDFETFGGLVFGSLGIIPEDGSTLELDEYGLKIKLTEIKGRRLETAIVYLNNDENSNEG, from the coding sequence TTGCTAGAAGAAGGCTCTATATGGGGTCCATTAGTTTTACAAATTATTTTAATTTTTGTAAATGCAATTTTTGCTTGTGCTGAAATTGCTGTTATTTCAATGAACGATAACAAAATAGCAAAAATGACAGCAGAAGGTAACAAGAAGGCTATAAAAATTTCAAAGTTAACAGATCAACCTTCTCAATTTTTATCTGTAATACAAGTAGGAATTACTTTAGCAGGTTTTTTTGGTAGTGCATTTGCTGCAGATAACTTTGCCAGTAGGTTAACTCATTACTTGCTAAATCTAGGCCTTAATGTTCCTGCGTCAACACTTAATACAATATCTGTTATTATAATTACATTAATACTTTCGTACTTTACATTAGTTTTTGGAGAATTAGTACCAAAGAGAGTAGCAATGAAAAATGCAGAAAAGCTTGCTTTAGCTATGGCAGGATTACTGTATTTTATTTCCAAAGTCTTTGCACCTTTAGTGTGGTTATTGACAGCATCAACAAATACAATTTTGAGAATTATTGGAATTGACCCAAACTCTGAAGATGACGATGTTACAGAGGAGGATATTCGTATGATGATTGATGTTGGAAGTGAGAAAGGTTCAATAAATATAAATGAAAAAGAAATGATTCAAAATGTTTTTGAATTCGATAATAAAACTGCAGAAGAAGTAATGACTCATAGAACAGAAACTATAATACTCTGGTTAGATGAAACGGATGATGAATGGGAAGAAAAAATTATTTCTAATAGACATTCCAGATATCCAGTTTGTGATATTAGTGCTGATAATGTTATAGGAGTTTTGAATATAAAAGATTATTTTAGATTAAAAGATAAATCTAGGGAAAATGTTATGAAAGAGGCAGTGAAGACTGCATATTATGTACCTGAAACAGTTCGTACCGATATATTATTTCAAAATATGAAAAAAAGTAGAAATCATTTTGCACTAGTCTTTGATGAATATGGTGGAATGAGTGGTGTTATAACAATGAATGACTTACTTGAGCAAATAGTAGGTAATTTAGATGATGATAATTTTGAACCAATGCCTAATCTTATAGAAAAAATAGATTCAAATACTTGGAAAATAAAAGGTTCAGCTTATTTAAAGGATGTATCAGAACAGTTAGGAATATTTCTACCAGATGACGACTTCGAAACCTTTGGAGGTTTGGTTTTTGGATCTTTAGGTATTATTCCTGAAGATGGCAGTACTCTTGAATTAGATGAATATGGTCTTAAAATAAAATTGACAGAAATAAAAGGAAGAAGATTAGAAACAGCAATTGTTTATTTAAATAATGATGAAAATAGTAATGAAGGTTAA
- a CDS encoding site-2 protease family protein: MDYLLGKLLILPGILLGISIHEFAHGYAAVQMGDNTPLMQGRLTLNPIKHLDPFGFLCLLLFGFGWAKPVMINSRNFNNPRRDDTIVSVAGPLANLIIAFIFTGLMKVVDTFLPYNAFNQILWIVLSGTVQINLVLMVFNLIPIPPLDGHHILGNIVGAPVWNFYYKYREHLRFFTLLLIVFGFVGRFISPMVSFFYNLLMNVFF; this comes from the coding sequence ATGGATTATTTATTAGGAAAATTACTTATATTACCTGGAATTTTATTAGGAATTTCTATACATGAATTTGCTCATGGTTATGCAGCAGTACAAATGGGTGACAATACACCATTAATGCAAGGGAGACTGACTTTAAATCCAATTAAACACTTAGACCCCTTTGGTTTTCTTTGTCTTTTGTTATTTGGGTTTGGTTGGGCTAAGCCAGTTATGATTAACTCAAGAAACTTTAATAATCCTAGGAGAGATGATACTATTGTATCAGTAGCGGGACCTTTAGCTAATTTAATAATTGCATTTATATTTACTGGTCTTATGAAGGTTGTAGATACATTCCTGCCTTACAACGCATTTAATCAAATATTATGGATTGTTTTAAGCGGTACAGTTCAGATAAATCTAGTGTTGATGGTATTTAATTTAATTCCAATACCACCTTTAGATGGACACCATATACTAGGAAATATTGTAGGTGCACCTGTATGGAATTTCTATTATAAATATCGTGAACATTTAAGATTTTTTACATTGCTTTTAATTGTATTTGGTTTTGTAGGTAGGTTTATAAGTCCAATGGTGAGTTTTTTCTATAATTTATTAATGAATGTATTCTTTTAG
- a CDS encoding 5-formyltetrahydrofolate cyclo-ligase, producing the protein MNKRELRKKILNIRNNMNKEDVVEKSKIIMQKIINTEAYKKSNTIFIYMDFKNEVITSFLINQMISENKSVMIPYTDVENINIIPVEIHNLEQDLKRCSFGYLEPKKELITPVDLKIIDLIIVPGVVFDRKLNRIGFGKGYYDRILSKKRSDTKAIAIAYEFQVLNEIPHEEHDIKMDMIVTEEKIYN; encoded by the coding sequence ATGAATAAACGAGAGTTAAGAAAAAAAATATTAAATATTAGAAATAATATGAATAAAGAAGATGTTGTTGAAAAAAGCAAAATAATTATGCAAAAAATAATTAATACAGAAGCATATAAAAAAAGTAATACTATCTTTATATATATGGATTTTAAAAACGAGGTAATAACTTCATTTTTAATTAATCAGATGATTTCTGAAAATAAATCTGTAATGATTCCATATACTGATGTAGAAAATATTAATATAATTCCTGTTGAAATTCATAACTTAGAACAAGATTTAAAAAGGTGTTCTTTTGGTTATCTAGAACCTAAAAAGGAATTAATTACACCTGTAGATTTAAAAATAATAGATTTAATTATTGTTCCGGGGGTAGTATTTGACAGAAAATTAAATCGCATAGGATTTGGTAAGGGTTATTATGATAGAATATTGAGTAAAAAAAGAAGTGACACAAAGGCAATAGCAATTGCATATGAGTTTCAAGTATTAAATGAAATTCCTCATGAAGAGCATGATATAAAAATGGATATGATTGTAACAGAAGAAAAAATATACAATTAA
- a CDS encoding ComF family protein, with protein sequence MKTYIESFLELLYPEKNTCFICDIYDESIEDKYICSSCEGSIKKLIPPLCTKCSKPIDYNMSVLLCPDCINDIKYFESSKSPFFYDGLIKKSIYSFKYYNKPYYYKLFGKLLVDYMININYVNFDYIIPVPLHSTKMKKRGYNQSELVARYISNKLNIPYLNALKRVKKTIKQSQKSKEERRKNLKDAFSINKTKNINKIKNSSVLIVDDVYTTGSTTNECSKTLINFGVNKVNVITIAR encoded by the coding sequence ATGAAAACATATATAGAATCATTTTTAGAGCTATTATATCCTGAAAAAAACACATGCTTTATTTGCGATATATATGATGAATCGATAGAAGATAAATATATATGCAGCAGTTGTGAAGGTTCTATAAAAAAATTAATACCTCCTCTATGCACTAAATGTTCTAAACCTATTGATTACAACATGTCAGTACTATTATGTCCTGACTGTATTAATGATATTAAGTATTTTGAATCTTCTAAATCACCTTTCTTCTATGATGGACTTATCAAAAAGAGTATCTATAGCTTTAAATATTATAATAAACCTTATTACTATAAGTTATTTGGAAAATTGTTAGTTGATTATATGATAAATATAAATTATGTAAATTTTGATTATATTATTCCTGTTCCGTTACACTCTACTAAAATGAAAAAAAGAGGTTACAATCAATCAGAATTAGTGGCAAGATATATTTCGAATAAATTAAACATACCATACTTAAATGCATTAAAAAGAGTTAAAAAAACAATAAAACAAAGTCAAAAAAGTAAGGAAGAGCGACGAAAAAACTTAAAAGATGCATTTTCAATAAATAAAACTAAAAATATTAATAAAATAAAAAATAGTAGTGTACTGATTGTAGACGATGTCTACACAACGGGTTCCACTACTAATGAATGTTCGAAAACACTTATTAACTTCGGAGTTAATAAAGTTAATGTTATTACCATAGCAAGATAA